A genomic window from Silene latifolia isolate original U9 population chromosome Y, ASM4854445v1, whole genome shotgun sequence includes:
- the LOC141634284 gene encoding putative mediator of RNA polymerase II transcription subunit 26c: protein MDLDDVRRILFNSEIDIWSLIDSAIKVASLDYGDQLIAHRDSIVAKLYSNCPNCDTETRVETSNANGFMSNASVMAVFGTAEEEDKEAVMVKEKEEHHQKELEQRVVDEDDEFEYDEEKRIFSIKEQLEDPKQTEDSLVDLLQTLADIDITFKALKETDIGRHVNRLRKHPSNDVRQLVKLLVRKWKDLVDEWVRANTSSGVHCSSNLIADGDSPQQNISKNHPSGHHNQVPDFGYSPNPHNGSSGSDKSEYKPKAFSAHTPPPQRAPPAKQTPALQPNRQKQVAADPDRLASARKRLQENYQEAQNAKKQRTMQVLDIHELPKGKAKNSFFGRNKGGFQRH from the exons ATGGATTTAGATGATGTAAGAAGAATTCTGTTTAATTCAGAGATTGATATATGGAGTTTGATTGATTCTGCTATAAAGGTAGCTTCTCTAGATTATGGTGACCAACTTATAGCTCATAGAGATAGTATTGTTGCCAAACTATACTCAAATTGCCCAAATTGTGATACTGAAACTAGAGTTGAAACATCTAATGCCAATGGGTTTATGTCCAATGCCTCGGTAATGGCGGTTTTTGGGACGGCGGAGGAGGAAGATAAGGAGGCGGTGATGGTGAAGGAGAAAGAGGAGCATCACCAGAAGGAGTTGGAGCAAAGGGTtgttgatgaagatgatgaatttgagtatgatgaggaAAAACGAATTTTTTCTATTAAAGAACAACTTGAAGATCCTAAACAG ACTGAGGATTCACTAGTTGATTTGCTTCAAACTTTAGCTGATATTGATATTACCTTCAAAGCTCTCAAG GAAACTGATATCGGGAGGCACGTAAATCGATTGAGAAAGCACCCATCAAACGATGTTAGGCAATTAGTTAAACTACTCGTCAG GAAATGGAAGGATTTAGTTGATGAATGGGTTAGGGCAAATACATCCAGTGGAGTTCATTGCTCTTCCAATCTTATTg CTGATGGAGATTCGCCACAGCAGAACATTTCCAAGAATCATCCGAGTGGTCATCACAATCAG GTTCCTGATTTTGGCTACTCACCAAATCCACACA ATGGAAGTTCCGGGTCTGATAAGTCGGAATATAAGCCTAAAGCTTTCTCGGCTCACACCCCTCCTCCACAAAGAGCCCCACCGGCTAAACAAACACCAGCTCTTCAACCCAAT AGACAGAAACAAGTAGCAGCTGATCCCGATAGGCTGGCTTCTGCTAGGAAGCGGCTTCAGGAGAACTACCAAGAAGCGCAAAACG CCAAAAAGCAACGAACAATGCAAGTGTTGGACATCCACGAGCTACCGAAGGGTAAGGCCAAGAATTCCTTCTTTGGAAGAAACAAAGGCGGTTTTCAAAGACACTAG